A window of Solea solea chromosome 18, fSolSol10.1, whole genome shotgun sequence contains these coding sequences:
- the pacs2 gene encoding phosphofurin acidic cluster sorting protein 2 isoform X4 gives MAERSGRLSFPGSGALNRPVPMNLFATWEIDGSSPNCIPRLCSLTLKKLVVMRELDKELISVVIAVKIQGSKRILRSHEIVLPPSGSVETDLALTFSLQYPHFLKREGNKLQIMLQRRKRYKNRTILGYKTLAVGSIDMAEVMQHPTEGGQILPLCSNQKDMLGKVAEIWIFSLSSQPIDHEEAALQEGQKIKCSDNYSEEEYESFSSEQEASDDAVQGQDLEDDEYDVRKPKKQRRSIVRTPSITGQQNFKQRVVALLKRFRVSDEVLDSEQDPAEPHHEVEEEDLDLDSVEFENPSDSGPELDDDDSVLSTPKPKLKPYFEGLSLSSSQTEIGSIHSSRSHREPPSPIDPDKTKCGGAKFPDDSVSDNVSFEQPEAVTPTTELEMDNMDTFLERLPPSGKMTKTESLIISSNRQEPKLAGRRGRSTSLKERQPSRPQNERANSLDNERSLDTRCHLQIPRKTVYDQLNHILVSDNSLPDSIILINTSDWQGQYLSDMLQNHHLPVVCTCTTADIQAAFNTIVSRIQRFCNCNSQTPIPIKIAVAGAQHYLSAVLRLFVDHLSHKTPDWLGYMRFLIIPLGAHPVSKYLGTIDYRYNSLFQDAAWRDLFHKPEAPVIAQESPDVVSRVTQYMVGANGAHQLPIAEAMLTYKQKRKKSFHFDFAVSPDEDSCQKFIPFIGMVKVGIVEQTSAASGDSDDAAPLSSSLLSSTPPQISPALKEASPTPPSSPSVNTSFCAYSSGGQVELMGLQVDYWVAPTERKKDVEKRDSSSKNTLKCNFRSLQVSRLPLGGAEPSLQPTMSMTVVTKEKNKKVMFLPKKSKDKEVESKSQVIEGISRLICTAKHQQTMLRVLIDGVEWNDVKFFQLAAQWSSHVKHFPIGIFGHTKGPY, from the exons ggCTCCAAAAGGATTTTGAGGTCCCATGAAATAGTGCTGCCCCCCAGTGGTTCAGTGGAGACTGATTTGGCGCTCACCTTCTCACTACAG TATCCACACTTCTTAAAACGAGAGGGAAACAAGCTGCAGATTATGCTCCAGCGGCGAAAGAGATACAAGAACCGAACGATCCTGGGCTACAAGACTCTCGCAGTGGGATCTATCGACATGGCAGAG GTGATGCAGCACCCGACGGAGGGCGGTCAGATCCTCCCTCTCTGCAGTAACCAGAAGGACATGCTGGGCAAAGTGGCCGAGATCTGGATCTTTTCCCTGTCCAGTCAGCCAATCGACCACGAGGAGGCAGCGCTGCAGGAAGGACAGAAGATCAAATGCTCTG ATAATTACTCGGAGGAAGAGTACGAGAGTTTCTCCTCGGAGCAGGAGGCCAGCGACGACGCCGTGCAGGGACAG GATCTCGAGGATGACGAGTACGACGTGAGGAAGCCAAAGAAGCAGAGGAGGTCCATCGTTAGGACGCCGTCCATCACCGGA CAGCAGAACTTTAAGCAGAGGGTGGTGGCTCTTCTGAAGCGCTTCAGAGTCTCAGACGAG gTTCTGGACTCGGAGCAGGACCCAGCAGAACCGCATcatgaggtggaggaggaggatctggaCCTGGACAGCGTGGAGTTTGAGAATCCCAGCGACAGCGGCCCAGAGCTGGACGACGATGACAGCGTCCTCAGTACACCAAAACCCAAACTCAA GCCATATTTCgagggtctctctctctccagctcacAAACTGAGATCGGCAGTATCCACAGCAGCCGGAGCCACCGAGAACCTCCCAGCCCG ATTGACCCAGATAAAACCAAGTGTGGCGGAGCCAAGTTTCCAGATGACAGCGTGTCTGATAACGTCTCCTTT GAGCAGCCGGAGGCGGTGACTCCAACCACAGAGCTGGAGATGGACAACATGGACACGTTTTTAGAGAGACTCCCGCCAAGTGGCAAAATGACCAAGACTGAGTCCCTCATCATTTCATCCAACag GCAGGAACCGAAGTTGGCGGGCAGACGAGGTCGGAGCACGTCGCTGAAGGAGCGGCAGCCCAGCAGGCCGCAGAACGAGAGGGCCAACAGCCTGGACAACGAGCGCTCCCTGGACACACGCTGCCACCTACAG ATCCCTAGAAAGACAGTATATGACCAACTAAACCACATCCTGGTGTCTGATAACTCCCTTCCTGACAGCATCATCCTCATCAACACATCCGACTGGCAGGGCCag TATCTCTCAGATATGCTTCAAAACCACCATCTACCTGTGGTGTGCACCTGCACCACAGCAGACATCCAAGCTGCGTTCAACACCATCGTCTCCCGCATACAGAGATT TTGTAACTGTAACTCCCAGACGCCCATTCCCATAAAGATAGCCGTGGCTGGAGCTCAGCACTACCTCAGCGCGGTTCTGAGGCTTTTTGTGGACCATCTCTCCCATAAAACTCCTGACTGGCTCGGATACATGAGGTTCCTCATCATCCCTCTTG gtgcgCATCCTGTCTCTAAATATCTCGGCACTATTGACTATCGATACAACAGTTTGTTCCAAGATGCTGCTTGGAGGGACTTGTTCCACAAGCCAGAAGCTCCTGTTATTG CTCAGGAGAGTCCAGACGTGGTGTCTAGGGTCACTCAGTACATGGTGGGAGCCAACGGAGCGCACCAGCTCCCCATCGCAGAAGCCATGCTCACTTACAAACAGAAGAG GAAAAAGAgctttcattttgattttgcaGTCAG CCCTGATGAAGACTCATGTCAGAAATTCATCCCTTTTATTGGA ATGGTGAAAGTTGGCATCGTTGAGCAGACATCCGCAGCGTCAG GAGACTCTGACGATGCGGCACCTCTGAGCTCCTCGCTGCTCTCCTCCACACCGCCACAAATATCACCTGCACTCAAAGAAGCGTCGCCCACCCCACCGTCTTCACCCTCCGTTAACACCAGCTTCTGTGCTTACAG TTCTGGTGGTCAGGTGGAGCTGATGGGGCTTCAGGTGGACTACTGGGTGGCTccgacagaaagaaagaaagatgtggAGAAGCGGGACTCCTCCTCCAAAAACACTCTGAAGTGCAATTTCCGCTCGCTGCAGGTCAGCCGGCTGCCACTAGGGGGCGCTGAGCCAAGCCTCCAGCCCACCATGTCCATGACGGTGGTAACCAAGGAGAAAAATAAGAAGG TCATGTTCCTGCCAAAAAAGAGCAAAGACAAGGAGGTGGAGTCGAAAAGTCAAGTGATTGAGGGCATCAGCCGCCTCATCTGCACTGCCAAGCACCAGCAGACCATGCTGAGAG TGCTGATTGACGGCGTCGAGTGGAACGATGTCAAGTTTTTCCAGCTGGCAGCTCAGTGGTCCTCACATGTCAAACATTTCCCCATCGGGATCTTTGGACACACAAAAGGCCCGTACTAG